TCCACCACGAACGCCGCCCCGGTCGTGAAGCTCGCGTCCGAGGATGCCAGGAACGCCACCACCGGCGCGATCTCGTCGGCGCGTCCCAGCCGCCCGAGCGGCACCTGATCGCCCAGCCGCCGCTCGCGGGCCGGCAGGTCGATGTCCTCAGCCATCGGCGGCTGCTCCAGCGGCCCCGGGCAGACCATGTTCACCCGGATGCCGTCCGGGCCGTACTGCACGGCCATCGCCCGACCGAGGGCCAGGACGCCGCCCTTGCTGGCCGTGTAGGCCGGGTTCTGCGAGGCCGCCCCCACAAACGCCGTCACCGAACTCATGATGACGATGGAGCCGCCGTTGCCCTGCGCCAGCAACTGACGCGCCGCCGCCCGACAGGTGATGAACGCCCCGCGATAGTTCACGTCCTGGGTGGCGTCCCACGAGTCCAACGTCTGCTGGTGGACGGGCAGGTCGCGCTTGTGGAGCTGGATGCCCGCGTTCACGACCACGGCGTCAAGCCGCCCCGTCTCCTGTGCCGCCCGCGCAAACGTCGCGTCGATCTCGTCCTCGCGGGTCACATCCGCGAAGAGCGCCAGCGCCCGTCCGCCGCCGCTCCGGATCTCCCCGGCGATCCGCTCGACCGCCGACTCGGCCCGATCGACCAGCACAACCAGCCCGCCCTCGCTGGCGATGCGCCGCCCGCACGCCGCCCCAATGCGTCCACCGCCGCCGGTGATCAGCACACAGGCACCCTCAAACCTGTTCAGCATCCTCGCCTCCCGGGCAGCAGTGTACCCGGGCGCGCAGACGACAGGATGTCCGGCGGCGCGTCAGCCCCGTTGGAGCCTCAGGCGTGGGTCTCGCCGTCGAAGGTCAGCCGCAGGTCGGGGCCGGACTTCCCGGGCGAGGAGAACGTCGCCGTGTACTTGCCGTCGCCGTCGAGCGCGGCGCAGTCGCCGCTCCCCCGCACGATCTGCCACGCGCCGGAGGCCGACATCCCTTCCATCTGGCCGCGCAGCCGCAGCGTCAGCGAGCCGCGCTCGGAGCGGATCGTCACCGAGCTCTCGTGCGTGCCCACCATCTTCGGCGCTTCCAGCGACCACTCGTCGACGGCCCGCAGGTCGCCCGTGAAACAGGCGGCAGCCGTTCCAGCCACCGACCGCCCGATGCTCTTCCCGACAAACACGCGGTCGTCAATCGTGAAGCGGCCATTGCCCGTGGGCAGCATCTCGCCGTCGCTCTCGGTGGACCCCGTCGCCACCCCGAAGACCGGTTCGGACGCACCGAGAGGAGCCGCCTGGGCCGGTCCCGCGGGACGCCCGGACCCGAACAGCGTCGCGGCCAGCAGCAGACCCAGCGCCAGGCGCCATCGCAAGCTTCGGGTCATCGTTCCGCCTCCAGGCCGCGTGCTCTGCGCCGACGGTGGCGCTCTGCAGCCCGACACTCAGTACAACGCGGCCACCGCACCCCGAGTGATGTTTCCGCGCTTCCCACAAGCCCTGGCCGCGTGCGCCGTTGTCGCGCCAGCCACACTCTCAACAACGCACGGCGGCCGCCGATTGTTCCGTCGATCTGGCGTGGTCGCCCCTCTTGCAAGAGCCGCACCCAGGAGGGAGCGTTCGCGGCAGCCCGCCGAAACTCCGCTCACTCCGGTCACGGCGGGCAGTCGGCTGACACGCGAAGATCGCCCCACGGAACGTGAACGTTCCGCGGGGCGATCTTCGCGTCATTCGGGCCAGGATCCGGGCGACGCTACGGCGTGGCGAACCCGCTCGACGAGCCTGACGGCGCAGGCGTCGGGCTTGGCGGTCTGCCGCCCGTCCCGACCAGCGTCACGTTCCGCGACGGCGCGTACTTGCTCTCCAGCTTCAGCACGCGCGGCTGCGCGCTGGCAGCGGTCACCGTCCGCACAAACGTCGCCGTGAACCCCTCGCGCGCGGCCTCGACCGCATACCGCTGCCCCTCAGGCAGGCCAGCCGTCTGTTCCACGACGGGCGTCGTGTCGGGCTGCTTCTGATCGGTGATCTTCGGGCCGTCAACCTTCACGTCCCACCCCGGCTTCGTCCCGTACAGCTCGAAGGTGACGGTGGTGTCGTCGGTGCGGCTGGCGATCAGCAGGTAGTTCCCAGTGTTGTTGACGAACTGCAGATCGAGGTTCACCTCCTCGTCTACCGTGGCGTCCAGGCCGACCACGCCCTTCGAGTTGTAGGCGGGGATCCAGTACAGGTGCCAGTGCCGCTCCTCAAGCTGAAGGCCGGACCAGAAGACTGGCTGAAACAGCGTCGTCGCCACCTGGCAGATGCCGCCCGCCACGGATGGCACTGTCTGGTGCCCCTGGCCGCCGGGGCCGCTGGTGATACCGAACGCCACCTGGAAGCCGTTGTCGATGGTCGTCGGACCGAGCGCCTTGTTGAACGAGAACTTCTCGCCCGGCTTGATCAGCTTGTTGTTCAGCCTCGAGGCCGCCAGCTTGACGTTGTGCTGCTTCTGCGGCACCGACCCCGCGAACGAGGTGGTCGCGGACTCGATCAGCTCCTTCACGCCGAGCGCCGCGAGGTTGTTGCTGTCGATGTCCGGCTTCGTCACCGAGGCCACCAGCGGAACCTCGCGCTGGCCGGCATCGATCTTCTCCAGCGCCACCTTCATGGCCGCCTCGACGTCGAGCTTGCGGCCGTCCTGGCTCGGCGTGGTGGCCTTGAGCGCCCCGTTCGCCCAGACCACGTCGGCGTTGCGCGGCTCCTGATACAGCTCCCTGGCGATCTTGTCGATGTGTGGGCGCAGCTTCTCGGCATCCAGCTGCACGGTAATCGGCACGCCGGGGCCGCCGCTGAAGACCAGCATCTCGGCCAGCGCCGCGCGGTCGATAGCCCAGGATCGCTCGGCGAAGCGCAGCTCGACGGGGGCGGAGATCATCGCCTCGGCGCGGGCCCTGGCCGGCAGCCGCATCTCGTCCGTCGTCTGTGGCTGGAGCACCAGCAGCGGCAGCTCGACGTCGGGCAGGCCGCCCTGCGCCGCCGCCAGCATCCGGCGGTAGCCCTCGTCCTGATCCAGGCGCTGCCCCACCTGCGCCGAGGTCAACTGAAAGCTCAGGTCCGGCAGCATGTCGAGGCGGGCGTTCCGCATCGGACGGTCGAGCCGCTCCGCCGCCGCCTGCACGAACGTCTCGATCGGCCGCGGATCGAGCATCTCCTCGGCGGCGACGGTCCTGCCGCCCCGCAGCGCCCGCGCCTGGGCGTACAACTGGTCTGGCAGCGAACCCTGCCGACCGACGGCCATGGCGCGCTCGACCAGCGTCCCCACCGGCATCGTCAGCCCGAGCTTGCCCCAGTCGGTGCGCCAGGTCTCCTGGCCGGCCCGAACCGTCACCGGGCGGGCCGTCAGCTCGGCGCCGCGGGCGGCCACCAGCGGCTCAGCCTCGGCCGGGGTCAGGCCGCTCAGGTCAACGCCCAGGACGCTGACACCCTGGTACACCCGCCCGACGTGGACGTACTGGTACATGCCCAGCGCCGCCACCGGGCTGATCACCCCAACGGCGACGATCGCCAGCAGGGCCACGACCCAGCCGCTCGCGGACGCCGAGGCCGGCCGAATCGGGCGGCGCGGCGGCTCGCTCGGTCCGTGCCGCGCATGGAGATCGTCGAGCCACTGCGCGGGGGTCGGCTCTCGGGGGTCGAGGTGTCGGGTGGTGGGGCCTTCTGCGACTGCCAACGGTCCTGCCTGTCCTGTCTGGGAATGGTGCTCAGGTGATGTAACGAGCGAATCACGATTTGGCTCTCATTCGAACGCCCACTATCGACGCTTTGCCCCGCACGACGTGGTCCGTTGCGGGCGGTTCTCCTCCCGTTCCTGAGCGGGAGATGTTGAATTGATGAAGCCAGAATGAAACCCACACGCTGTGGGTTGCCCGCCATTGTGTCAATCTGCCACACTCCGCCCCCGTGCCTATGCGAGTGCAACGCGCTTCAAGACAGCCTTTTCGTCAAGCCCTGGCGGCCCTGTTGCTCCTCTCGACGCTGATGCCGTCCTCCGCGACGGTGATTCGCGCAGACGACGAGGAAGTTGTGGTCACCCCTGAGGCGATCACGCCCGTCCCGCCACCGGCCACCGCCACTGCTGCGCCAGCCACCGCTGCGCCAGCCACCGCTGCGCCAGCCGCTGCGACCCCGCAGCCACGCCCGAATGCCACGACGACCCCTCGCCCGCGTCAGGCCGCCGAGGCTGACAACGGCAATGGGAACGACAACCGCGCCGCCGAGCCGCAGCCGCCGCTGGCAGCCTGCATCCCCGGCCCGAACACCCAACCCACCACCTGGCGGCTCGAAGGCAACGACGCGCTGAAGAACATGCGCGCCTCGATTGAGACGACGTTCAGGACGGTTGAGGCCCGCGAGATGGGCCTGACCGGGCAGTTCATCGGGTTCCGCCCGGGCGCGCTGTACGCCCACATCTACGCCCGCGACAGCGCCACCATCGCGCCAACCGCCCAGTACTTCTACGAGCTGCCCTGGCTCACCCGCCCCGTCGAAGAGTTCCTGGCCTTGCAGTACGACGGCGTCCCCGGCGATGCCGAGGATGCCCGCTGGCGCACGCCGGGCCAGCCTGGGGCGGTCAGCGGCACGGTCGGCGGCAACGAGATCTCCGGGGCCAAGATGCTCGTCGTCTCGGACGAGGAGGCGAGCGTCGTCTCGATGGCCTACGTCGCCGTCAAGGCTGGGGCCGGGCCAGCGTGGCTCACGCAGCAACAGGCCGGGAAGCCGCGCATCCAGCGGCTGAACGAGGCGATGGACTGGCTGTTTGCCCATCGCTTCGACCAGGCCTTCCGGCTCATCAAGCGCGGCAACACGACGGACTGGGGCGATGTCGCCGTCGGCGTCGGGCACTCGTCCGGCGAGTACGTCAAGGAGCCGTCCGAGTGGACCGCCTCGATCTACGATCAGGCCTGGGCCTACCGCGCGCTGCTCCAACTGGCCGAGATGAACGTGATGGTCGGGCAGGAGGAGATCGCCGAGCACCAGCGGTCACGCGCGCGGCTGCTGCGGCAGGCCTCGATTGAGCGGCTCTGGCAGGCGGATCGTGGGTACTTCCGGACGCGGCTGCTGCTCCCGCCGCTGGCCCCCGAGATCGATGAGGACCGCATCGTCAGCGTGGCGAACGGCATCGCCGTCTTCGCCGGCCTTGCCGAGCCCTCCGAGCACAAGCCGATCTTCAACGCCCTGGAGCGCGCCCGCCTGGAGGCGAGAGCGCCCAAGCCCGGCCTGACCCTCTGGCCAGCCTACCCGCTCGGCTTCTTCGACTACCCACAGATGACGCCCGGCCGCTACCAGAACGGAGCAGTCTGGGACTGGTGGGGCGGCATGCAGGTCAGCGGCGAGTTCTGGGCTGGCTACTCGTCACTCGGGCGCAAGCACCTGGAGCTGGTGGCGCAGGATTGGGCGCGCGAGCCGGGCGAGATCTACGAGTGGCAGGAGATGGGCACCGGCAAGAACCTCGGGTCGGCGGCCTACACCGGCGCGGCCGCCTCGATGGGCCAGGCGATCATCTCCGGCCTCTACGGCGTCGAGCTTGGCTCCGATGGCTGGGAGATCAAGGCCCGCCTCGGGGCGCAGAGCGGCGGCATCCACGTCTTCCACCCGCCGAGCGGCTGCACCCTGGACTACTGGCACACCTACGCCGGCGACAGGATCGCCGTCGAGTGGGAGACGACCCATCCAAATCCTGGCGAGCTGCGCGTCACCTTGCCTGACAATGTGAAGGTGGACGCTGCACTTCTCGATCAGAAGTCCGTCAAGGTGCGCACCGAGGTCGTGGGGGACGACGTGTACGCGGTCCTCCCGACGAAAGCGCCCCCGGGCAAACATCGGCTGGAGCTGCGCCTCGTCGAAGCTGCTGAGTGACCGGGCAGGCCGTGGCGTCCCCGTCCCGGCCAGCCTGGCGTTGTCTGTAGCGAGGAAGCCTTCCGTGACAGCTCTGTCTGCCCTTTTTGGACGCTCACCCGGCGCGGCGGACGCGCCATCTCGTGCTGCGCGCGCACTGCGACAGGCAGTGACGGGGGCTGGCCTCGCCTACGCCGCCAGCGTCTTCGGGTATGCGCTCATCCGCAAGATCGCCGGCACCCACCCGGGCTGGCAGGAGCTGATCGACGATCTGGAGCCGTGGGCCTACCTGCCAGGGCCGGCCCTGGCCGCCCTGGGCAGGGCCAGCGGCTCGGGCCGCCTGACGGCCGCTGGCCTCGGGCTGATGGGCCTGTTTGGGCTGCGCTGGGGGAGCCGCTACCTGCGCCACACCCCGATAACGCCCAGCCAGCGATCCGTCGCGTCGCTCACGGTGATGACCTACAACACGCTGGCCTGGCAGCGCGAGGGCCACGACCTCGAACAGTCGATCCTGGCAGCCAGCCCAGACATCGTCGCCCTGCAAGAGATCGGGCCGCGCGCGGCGCACTACCTCGCCGACGAATTGAAGGCGCGCTTCCCCTACGCCTACGTCAGCGAGGCGTCGGATTCGTCCGGCGCAGCCATGCTCAGCCGCTACCCGCTCGGGGACGTGGTGGCCTTCAAGGCGTCGGACAAGGGCCACTGGTGGCAGAAGATGACGATTGATACCCCGCCCGGGCCAATCGCCTTCTTCAACATTCACACCAAGATCCCGTACATCCGCACGACGCATCGCCGAAAGTGGCTGCCGCGCATTCCGCTTCAGTTCCATGCCGAGCGCCGCCTCCGCGAGGTCGAGCACCTCGTGTCGCTGCTGGAGGCCGAGACCGGGCCGGTCATCGTCTGCGGCGACTTCAACATGACGGAGCGCAGCCCCGATCATCGCCTGCTCTCGGGCTATCTCCAGGATGCGTACCGCGCGGTCGGGCACGGCCTCGGGAACACGTTCCCGCGTGTAGGGTCGTGGCCGCGCACGTTCCCGGCTCCGTGGCCGCTGCTGCGCCTGGACTACGTCTGGCACTCCGGCCACTTCGACGCGGCCTGGGCCTACCGTGGCGAGGCCGGCCACAGCGACCATCACCCGATCGTCGCCGGGCTGCGCTGGACCGGCGTCAGCCGGCCGATGAACGCAGGCTTCCCGCTGGCCGCGTCCACGGTCTAGCCCCAGGTCGGAGGCCCGGCGGGCCGTCCTACGTGCGCGACTTGCGCGGCGCGAGCGTCGCGCTGTTCGCCACTGCCACCCCGCCCACGATCATCAGCGCGCCGGCGGCGGCCATCAGCGTCGGCAGCTCGCCCCCGATCAGGAACGCCATCACCTGCGCCCCGAGCGGGATCATGTACTGGAAGCTCGCCACGCGGGTGGCATTGATGCGGCGCAGCAGCATCACCCAGGCGGTGAAGGTCGCCCCGGTCGCGATCACCCCGCACCAGAGCAGCGAGAGGTAGGTCGCGGTGCTGGCGGTCAGCAACCGCCCGATCTCCCCTTCCACCCCGA
The nucleotide sequence above comes from Chloroflexota bacterium. Encoded proteins:
- a CDS encoding SDR family oxidoreductase, yielding MLNRFEGACVLITGGGGRIGAACGRRIASEGGLVVLVDRAESAVERIAGEIRSGGGRALALFADVTREDEIDATFARAAQETGRLDAVVVNAGIQLHKRDLPVHQQTLDSWDATQDVNYRGAFITCRAAARQLLAQGNGGSIVIMSSVTAFVGAASQNPAYTASKGGVLALGRAMAVQYGPDGIRVNMVCPGPLEQPPMAEDIDLPARERRLGDQVPLGRLGRADEIAPVVAFLASSDASFTTGAAFVVDGGFSAR
- a CDS encoding VanW family protein, which gives rise to MAVAEGPTTRHLDPREPTPAQWLDDLHARHGPSEPPRRPIRPASASASGWVVALLAIVAVGVISPVAALGMYQYVHVGRVYQGVSVLGVDLSGLTPAEAEPLVAARGAELTARPVTVRAGQETWRTDWGKLGLTMPVGTLVERAMAVGRQGSLPDQLYAQARALRGGRTVAAEEMLDPRPIETFVQAAAERLDRPMRNARLDMLPDLSFQLTSAQVGQRLDQDEGYRRMLAAAQGGLPDVELPLLVLQPQTTDEMRLPARARAEAMISAPVELRFAERSWAIDRAALAEMLVFSGGPGVPITVQLDAEKLRPHIDKIARELYQEPRNADVVWANGALKATTPSQDGRKLDVEAAMKVALEKIDAGQREVPLVASVTKPDIDSNNLAALGVKELIESATTSFAGSVPQKQHNVKLAASRLNNKLIKPGEKFSFNKALGPTTIDNGFQVAFGITSGPGGQGHQTVPSVAGGICQVATTLFQPVFWSGLQLEERHWHLYWIPAYNSKGVVGLDATVDEEVNLDLQFVNNTGNYLLIASRTDDTTVTFELYGTKPGWDVKVDGPKITDQKQPDTTPVVEQTAGLPEGQRYAVEAAREGFTATFVRTVTAASAQPRVLKLESKYAPSRNVTLVGTGGRPPSPTPAPSGSSSGFATP
- a CDS encoding endonuclease/exonuclease/phosphatase family protein gives rise to the protein MTALSALFGRSPGAADAPSRAARALRQAVTGAGLAYAASVFGYALIRKIAGTHPGWQELIDDLEPWAYLPGPALAALGRASGSGRLTAAGLGLMGLFGLRWGSRYLRHTPITPSQRSVASLTVMTYNTLAWQREGHDLEQSILAASPDIVALQEIGPRAAHYLADELKARFPYAYVSEASDSSGAAMLSRYPLGDVVAFKASDKGHWWQKMTIDTPPGPIAFFNIHTKIPYIRTTHRRKWLPRIPLQFHAERRLREVEHLVSLLEAETGPVIVCGDFNMTERSPDHRLLSGYLQDAYRAVGHGLGNTFPRVGSWPRTFPAPWPLLRLDYVWHSGHFDAAWAYRGEAGHSDHHPIVAGLRWTGVSRPMNAGFPLAASTV